acttcataaagctgctcactgccatgtttgagaagttcagccgggagctggtccccgcagccttattgttttgacgtaaactacgtctaaggggaagactcggatacagggtgacaaatgaaaatttccaaattcgagaccgtcacgaaatcatgtaagattttgaactttaatagcgcctttatcttccgatggatttttgagatttatatatcaatcgattcggaaattctctaccaatttgtcaattatattgaaactttgggttatgaatgttaaaatagggtatcggatcattttggcagcaccctcttttcttgtccgcaagagtctcgtttcggccgtcgccgttcagtgcggttggcttttggactctcctttttgtgcggtgtttcgcacaaaaagtaaaaCAATGTAGCCGGACTAGTGACCGCGGTCAAACAAATgcaacaaaaatgcgtaatgtagtgcatggtgtataaaaagtgatccagataggggcatcagtggcgtagccagggggtggttttgggcataaaccccCCCACCCAGAGACatcatttttagaagaaattttttttttcgaaaaaaaaatgttcagaaaaccccccccagaccaattttctggctacgccactgaggggcatgtttgtgcaggcatgagacgatcaataattgttatcaatgccaatgcctttgctagtaatgcaatcaatttatattaaaaaacgactttggaaaatgcatttttttttgcaaattgaaaactaataaggccgttacacatatttattcaaaattatggtctccgcaaagtcaagggggaggaggtaatcttattcttcttctactgaatcaagcggcatgaaaatttgaatgcagaggtttttgggccgtggaaggttcttaagatggttagagaccctctcctctttgaaacctggctcatatacaaatgaaacaccaatttcatcataactcgagatcaagcaaatggaaacaaatctggcgtgtggaggttttggaagagaagacatgtttctgtggtggtttgcaacgcctccccttctggaaagggggctcccatacaaatgaaccaaaaatttctgcataactcgagaattaatcagagaataaatcaattttaggcgaagcaaagttcgacgggtctgctagtaaaaataaatattaaaatggaaaaataataaaatagaaaaaactcctcggatttgttaaagaatgtttcgaaagttctcaaaattgttctcaagttgttatttttgagcaaaataaCAATGTGGGtgagacatatttaaaaaaaatatttatatcggcctaataatattttgtccaataaaatgcgcgcctgaatcagaaggatttaactttgattcaggaagtgtgaatgcacttaagatatttttataatacgtgggtgcaataatgcggtacttattgtacacgacaaaagcttcggaacgcatacgttcttgaaacaggctatatgagatacaatagagctatcaccttcttgctccctgattcaaaagtcttgcaatgatattaataaaatgtttgcacgaatattttatccataatgacactcagtgttggtagaatcatactcaaatctgaatcatcgaggtttcatgcatgagctaactcgcctgcgattctgtaggggaagcattgcgcttgagtttctcggccagaatcgcatcgcttcgctcactcaccgaaaaatgatttcgttctaaaaagcgtcgaaacgcaatcgagacgtatgttttgtttatatataattattagccactgttttagacgaaaaatagacgttttagacgaaaaattcaatgcattcaacaatgaagaacacgtaaatatcatgcaatgatgcaaattgcgattcaaatcatgagcaaatctctcggtcatgattctgatgggatttgactcacgcatggtttgaatcgccgatgagatttgagattttgagattttaccaacactgccagacagtaggagttagaatgtaataacacacactatcttttcccgtccgcaacgtttactactcgcacgcatcacaaccaaattaattgggttttggtacatgattgacattttacgatttctagtgatgcacgaaaaacaagatatgcctatgattggaatgtttctgaataataaatgttgcaaacggaaaagagaatGCTTCCTAGGGATTCTTCTATTgacatatttcatcaaatgcttcaaaacccaaatgtaggcaattcggatccaagaaaggcatcattaccactgaggactaaatttgggttttcatagtaaattttttaaacaattgtcgtatccaacaatcttcatatcttaagatacgctagttttgttcgaaaccagtgacataagtaatcaaatgaattttcttaaaatattcatgcatgatggcactacaatcctcaatgaacaaaactgccttacgtagtttacgttgggcggttgtgtcttgtacataacacttctgatttttcagctctttaacagcttttttaacctcatctagtgtaggtgacttcacagcttgtccatcgtcgctaatatttattctgttcaccgatgcaccgtcacttcctctattcaacaaagtctcgaagtgttgcttccacctggcagccacttcagttttatctgtcagcaaattcccttgttggtcgttgcacatgacgggagatggtgctgtctttctccgcacgccattgacagactcataaaacctccgcatatcgttctgctccattttttcctgcgcctcactaataacttgttcttcgtactcttttttcttcctgcggtgggttcgtttttcggctgctcttgcttccttgtaccgatctctattcgatcgggtacccgacaccaacatccggcttctggcaacattcttctcgtctgtcactctctgatactccacatcgaaccaacccatccccatcgcctctgtgcagtgcctaccacttctcgtgctgttgtgctcaccgctccatggatcgactcccatagatcgttgatgttgtcgctaacgttgattgcacttatccgttcatcgagcttctggcggtactcagccgatactcattccgccgacaatcgctggatattgtaacgcatcgctcgctgtgatctttcgttcgttACAGTTGGCaatcgtgatcgaattttactgacaacgaggtagtgatcagagtcaatgttcggacctctgaatgttcgcacatcgataacatccgagaaatggcgcccatccaccagaacatggtctatctggttgcaagtttcaccattttggTGTCTCCAgatgtgctttcggatgttctttcgtgcaaagaaggtgctactgatggccaccCCTCTGGCagaagcaaaatttactagccataggccgttgtcatttgtAGCGGAGTGAAGACtttccctaccgattatgggacggaaaaagtcctctctaccaacctgagcgttagcgttcccgataacaattttcacgtcatgctttgggcactctccataggctttatgaagacattcataaaacgtgtccttcacgttgtcggatttatcgtttgtcggtgggtatacgttgattaggctgtaattaaagaatttgccccgtatccacACACAGAaacgttcgctaatgggtttccaccgcatcactcgctttatctgcttgcccatcactacgaaaccaactccatgctctgcttttgcaccgccgctgtgatagatgttatacttgaatgtaGTGTTGGTCGtagggtccacggctcggaatttacgttctccggatctaggccatcggacttcttgaatagcagccacgttcactccaaccttttgcagttcacgagccagaaggctcactcgtccaggttaaTTTAGGGCCCTGACATttcaggtaccgagtttccaatcatagtccttatttcgttgccggggcggttgccaaaaataacgttctcttttttttctatctccatttttcgtggtatatgagaggcttcagtaagctaccttaccgaggtcgtgttacctacatcgcgatgatggggctaccaccttaggtatagctgacgcgatacagcatttcattaatcagccgctgggtaccaggtagacgctgtttgagccgcacttCCTgttgaacagacgctcgaggcgtaccttctcactctagctgatgtcagaaggacaacagtgcccaggctgcactaccagctaagtacacaacccttagctggcggtcttttgtcatcggacgacccatggaagcgtgagatagggacttgtggggaccagagctctgttgggcgctccttccttgatgtcaacccaccattttgcagccctaaTCCAAAATATAACTCATAACATAACGATCATTTATTTAGAGtatctatactaaaaaaatatgctagaacaaaactatttTGGTTCGCGGTAAAAcagggggatcaagtctcccaagggatgaagtctccccaccttcccctatcaATATTTCACAAATCTCTTTGACTGAGGCTGAGAAACAGTACTGCAACAGAAGAAGACTGCGATGTAAACTAAGGATAAGGGTAAATTTCTTTCATGCCTATGAATGAAAGCAGTCACACAGAAAACGATTAATCACTCTATCATTTTAATACATATTTCCTGTGCAAACAAGCATCAACTAATTCAAGCTTCAAACCGTAAAACTCCATAAAACATTATTTAAGTGAGTTGGATCAGATGTTTTCAACTAGCAGATTCATTTTGAAACAGCAACTATTACTAGCTAACAATTTGCAGATGTTTTCCTCGAACTTTTTCTGTATCCAGCTGAAGTCCATTATGCTCTTTGGTTTACATTCCACCCAATAGCGATCGAACTCGAAAAACAAATAACAATAAAAGTGGTGAAACGATTCGATCGTTAGGCGAGGCTGATTGTAAAAATGCGTTCGCGCGACGCCAGATTTAAGTAGATGGTAAGCCATGGATGTGAGATTGATGCCAACGATGGCCAGGAAGTATCCATGCGTTGGATGGTGCGAGTGCGACAGTAGATGTCGCGCAGCGCCGTTGTATTCGCGTGCGAAAAAGACCAAATTGTCCAGCCCGAGGATCCCCATTCCACGGAAGTCAGTCTTTGGATCGTCTCCCTGGAAAGAAATTCACAgttttatatggaaaaaatatgctaaatgtaaaaaatcggGGATGTTTTTATGCAACCTCCAATTGTTGCTAAAGGGTATTGGACAGCTTCTTATCAtattaatatttatatttactAGTCTTCGATTTAAAAGTCGTACAAACAGATATCATCACTAACTAATCTTATTTCTAAACATACATTTGAACAAATTAGAATCGAAATTTAAAGAGACTTCATTGAAACGACGACAACAGACATCTAACGGATTATTCGAACCAAAGATGCATAGGCAAACAAAGAAAATCGGTTTGACGAGTTGTTCTGGCGGGGACGTTCAGATTAGTGCTGTTTAAAAGCATCGGACAATCTACGTTGTCACACAGTATGTCAAACCACTATCCTTGTTCTTCCTTATAGGGACAAACGATGGTTTTAAACGTATGCGATTCGTTCCAACCGTtcctccatttgattttgctaaaGTAATCCAGAATATGCATCAACTTTCGTTCCAAGAGCATTCGAACGTTAACAAGAATATGTGTGTATAAtaagaaaactaaaaaatacATAGAATATTTTACCTGAAATCCAATATTTTGCCACTGATTTGAAATTCTATCATCCAACTTCTCTTCCCCGCTCATCAACAGGTCCCACAATGATAGAAGTTTATGCTCGTGTTCGGGATTTTCCGCATCATACTGGGTGCTTCTTAGCTGCTCCACCAAACAGAACAGCCTTTTGTAGCTCCAGATCTTCTCCGCACATACCCCAAAAGTCCTCGGAAAATCGATGTGCACTTTGGGATTTATCTTCTTGACTTGAAGAACGGTTCCGACTGCTCGGGTGTGGATTTCTTCCAACAGGAAGTATTCATCGACATCTCGATTGACTAGTTCGTTCAGAATCACAATCATCTgtttgattttcggttttctGGATAATTCCAGCGAAGTTTGAACCTTTTTGGTTCGTAACGCGCCTGGGGAACAGCCATAGCAAATCCGTTGCAGCTCGCATAGGTTGGTGAAGCGGTGCAAGATCCACTTGAGGAAGGGTCTCGTAAGCAGGTAAAATAAGTTGAATAATCTGAATATCATACGTGGATCGGCTGAGAGCATGTTTGTAATCGATATTAAGATTTAAcgaattaaaaacaaatccaCGTACGCGACGAATCGTCTTTGTGTACAATCTATTGAACCAACTGTGTACGAAGTAACATCGTCATGACGATAGGCTGCGATAAAGCACTTGGTTGGCGTTGGACAGCACTGAACAGATGATATTATTCACTCATGCTGGTCTCATGAATACGCAATGCGCATGACGCGTAAACTGCCAAAATAACTTTTCGAATGTGCACTTCACGTATTTTACCACAAgagttcaaaaaaaattcatttgatatcCTTCTACGCATAAGCTATCTTGCAAATATTAGCGGACTTAATAACAGACGATTCGACGGTTGTTTAGAAAACGATGGTAGGGAAGGAGAAAAAATTGCAGTGCGGATGGGGTATATAGCACTAAACATGTGCTGTGGAACGACGACGGCTGAAACCGAATACAAAGACTTCGTGACTATTCATCAGATAGAATGGTGtacactgtgccaccaaagtactctttaatgggtaaaaaagtacccattatgaagttaaatagttcaactcattaaaagagtaaacagcgtttactcattaatgagtagtAGGCCTGTACGTCAGATTCAGGAGTAATTTTTACTCATTATGCAAAACATTAAATCCCCAGAAATGAGTATTTTTTACTCTTGAtggcaatacaaaaaaatataataattaatttactaaaatattaaaacaagTAACGCATTTATATGAGGCTTATGGAATAGTTGttctttatttataatttatcaATAGTGAAAATACAGAGTCGACTGACTTTTTTGCTGCTTTGCCGAATCACGTACCAGATTGCATTTAGTTCTCGTCGTAGATAAATCCACCAAACTTACTATGCTGGATCTATCAGAATGGAAGTACTTCCAGCAGCAGCCTCAGAATTCAATCCTGCAATCGATGGCTTTTCCGACAATAGTGGTCAGCGCACAATCCGGCGTTATTTGAGAGCTACGGTAAAAAACAGTTAGACCAGAAAAGCCTTTATTTGAAAGTATTCAATTTACCTTTTACAATTCCTCCTCCTAAATTTGAATCACCGGAAGCTGCCGACGGAGGGAATCAGCACCGCGCAAGACCGCCTGATTCGATTCCATTTGGTGGACGACGGGCATGATCAATGCAGCATAATGTTGACCTGAGGATGGAGCATTTCAATAGCGCTATGTTGCGCAAGTTGGTTTTCCGCAACAATCGAACTTTTGTTTGTTTCCCTTGGGACATACTGGCTACGTAGTCCACCCCAATCCGTGACTTCTTCTGCGGTGAGTGTACATCAAAGGAAATCAGCATCTCCAGAATAATCCCGAGCCCGACGGCTGATacttcgacttttcgtttcgggAACGTGACAAGGCGTTTGTGGACTAAAAAAGAATCAATTAATTGTTCGATCATTTTAAATATATTAATATATTAATAGTAAAAACAAAACTCTTACCATTCCTCCGCCAAGAGCTTCTAAATCgtttgtttatttgtaatttAACTTGTTTTTCACCCACTAATGGGTAAAAACAGGCAACATGAAAATGGGcacaaaatgctcattattaggaaaaataaattacccattattttgacagctcCCTATATCGGTAAAAAGTGTTCACTTTTTACTCTTTAAAGAGTATTGTAGGGTTTACAGTGTATGTGACGAGGAGCTCTCTATGTTGACTAACTTGACATTATTTTGTATCACCATCAGATCAATGTGTAGGATGGAGTATATTGCACAGTGAGCTTATATTTTGAAGCTAAATTGAAGAGCTAAATAAATATGAGTTTTAATTCCAGACACCAGATGGGTCTGTTGGTAGTTTGTCAAATAATAGGGttacaaaaaatataataatatttaaacatatttttatatttttgtagatcttttcaaagaattcctggaaaaatttctgaaagtattcctgaaggaactcttgaaggtaTTTCCGCgagaaatttataaataaatacttTTTTGGTAATTGATTTGCATTACAAACATATTGAAGTGGAATATCAATGAAATTAGTGATGATTTGcgattttgctattttaattatttcaacTTCAAATGTGTCGCCCAgaactacattattttgagGGCGAAGTGAAGAGATACCAGAAAAAATGTGACATCCAGGCATTTACACTTATATCAAACAACGAAACACTACCAAATGTTTGGGTCCGCCTCTCGTATTCACGCATATCTGACATCTCCGTGGACTTGTCTAGCTTAACATTCCAAACGCTCCTATTAGGATACCACATCCTCCCTTTACGGAAAATGTTGACATGCCTTTCTTACTATCATTTGCTAGTTTGTATCTTATCGATCTTTTGTCTAGTTTGTATCTTATCTGATCTCCCATCCTAGCTATCGGCATCTGAACATGCTTTCACAATATTCGTATCTTGATTTGCTTCAATTTGTGCAAATTGGAAACCACTTACCGGAGCCGCTTGTGGGTGACTACTCAAGGCTAAACCTTGTGGGGTTGATCCGTTCATCCGTCGACTGCTGCCCGCAGCTGCGCAGTCAGATTCCACTTCTTCGCCAAGAAACTTTGGCTCTCCTCGTCTCCCTTCACCTGCTCTTCGCCATACTTTCGTTCGAAAACCTTCAGTCGGTTGACCAGGTCGAGCTCGCGTTTCCTCCTTTCGTCGTTTTCCTTCTGAGAGTATTTCTCATTAGCTTGGGGAAGATCTTCAGGGTCGTGATTTCGCAGTCAGAGCGACCTCAGCATTTTTCGCATCAGCTTCGTCTACTTCGCCTACTCCAAGTACTACTTATCTCGCTGCAGCTTCTCGTTCATCATCTTCTCGACGAGCGATTTCTTTATTCGCAGCTTTTCTTCTTCAAGCTTTTGCCGTAAGCACCTTTCATCTTCCAGTTTTTGAAGTTCCCGGGAAATCTTGGCTCACGGAGCGCTTAAGGTACTGGAATCAACAGTCACATAGCTAAGGAGGCACCCTCGGACTGTAGTTTTGTCCACACACGCACACGATAAATGAAACCAATTCTTGCAGCTTCCGCATTGGGCCAAGTacagttcaagacaaaattttcaaaacgacttatcagcttttgtaaacaaagattcaaacgacgatttgacgaatctgatagctctcccacgcaaaccaacaccaccaataggtaggtgaagatatgcgctacctgttgatggtgctggtttgcgtgggagagctatcagattcgtcaaatcgtcgttagaatctttgtttacaaaagcagataagtcgttttgaaaattttgtcttgagttcagCTTTGTTGGGACGCCTACACACCACACAATCGACATCATCTCCGTGCTCGAGATCAATATACGAAGGCTCAAAGTCACCCTACTCCTCTGACTCTGGTACAACAGTCTTCGCTTGAGTGGCACTACTAGGGCGGTAGCTGGATCCACCCGTATCCTGAGCTGCTCGGGTTTCGGACAGAGTCTGCCGAACGAAAGATCTTCGCATCATGGTAAGGGGTTGAACTTTTCGGAGCTCATTGAAGCAAATATACACCTTTATTCCCGATGTGATTAGCTCAAAGCAACGGTCTCGTTACTAAAGATTTACTTATTTTGCATTGGGATTAAACGTCTCAACTGAAATCAATGTTTCGCAATGAGGTTATTAAACTCTACGTAAGCTGCATATAAGtttacaaaaaatatattggCTATGAGCTTTACTCAGTGCAATACATGGACTggaattggaatttttctgTCTCTCCCGCTTGGTAATGAGCTGAAACTCTACGCAAGCATTttgtttttctcgaaattttgcAGTGGCCATGAGCTTTACTCGGCGCAATGCTTCTACGTCTTCTTCTGCCCCTTCGATACAATGCTTATACCGATTTGTTCCGATTTACTGCTTGGCAATGAGCTGGAACTCTACGCAAGcatttatttttccaaaattttgctTTGGCCATGAGGTTCACTCGACGCAATGCATATATTGGCTTGACCCGTTATACTGCTTGGCAATGGGCTAAAACCCTACGCAAGCTAGATTTCTGTCTACATCGTATTGGCCATAAGCTTTACTCGACGCAATACGGTTCCTATTTTCTCCAACAGTAACCATGGACTTCGTCAGGTGCAATGTGCAATTTTGCACGCAACtaatttttatttacattttggcTATTCACACATGCTCGCGTATTATTTCCACTTTCTTACCTTTATATTCATGTACATTGCTTACGACTTTCATCGCGTTATTTTTCCGTGTCACACGTTTTGTGAAAACCTGATACTTTTGTCAACTCTCGAATCCAACCTGCATTCTTTCTTAAAATATTGATACTTACAAGACATTCATCTTCATCTTCACAATTACACAATGAACATCATCATGGCAGGATCGCCAGGCATTTACACTTATATCAAACAACGAAACACTACCGAATGTTTTGGGTTCGTCTCTCGTATTCACGCATATCTGACATCTCCGTCAGGGATGCcaggggatattttcaaatgtcttcgcagttgagtaaaaatgtcttcaatatcaaaattatgatatcagtgaaaaaaattcaaaatctaatatacttgtaatttcaatcatctccttgttttatgtatcgtttatttttacacattcaaattgttagaattcaagagaatattcgTTTAAATCTTCATGAGTAAGGGAAATGACTTTCCCTTGAATTTTCTAATGAGTctttaaatataattccaacGGTTTTTTCTAACTGaaattccttgtggaattcttctgaatttatttttggAGAATTGCCTGTAGGGATTCGGAAATATTCACCGTgaaatacctgaagaaacttccatagGATTGGAATATCCAAAGCATTTTCAGAAGgaactttcaaataaatttctgaaagaacttccggatgctgaaatgctaatggaacttccggaggaattacaggataaattccggagggattttctggaagaattaatgaaggattttcctgaagaattcctggaggattttcctgaggacttcctgaaggattttcctgagcaattactgaaagtgtttctgaagaaatgtctgaagaaacttccggaagaacttctggataactttctggaggaacttcctgtggTATTGCTCAGGAATATTGcacaggaatttccgaaagaattactgaaggacATATCAGAGAAACTCCAGAGTATAGTTCAAGAGGTATTATTGGAtaatctttcggcaacattctcGGAGCatcatcaagaggaattcctggagaaacttccgaaaggattcttagaggaattttcgaacgaatgcctgcaggagcttcgtgagcaattcctggaagatctgctggaggaagtcgtgaaagaaacaaactgaggaatttctgagggagcgactggaggaatttccgacggaattcttgaaggatctaacggagaaatttctggtcgAACTTATGGAGAAGCTGCTAGAGGTACTTCCAAAGGAAACTGgagaaaatttctgaaaaatctcCAAAGAAATTGCTGcacgaattcctggaaaatttcagaaagaatactAGAGATGTATTTACTGGCGAAATTCTTAGAGGGATTCCCAGTTAAAATACTGGAAGAGTGCCCAAAaatatttcttggaaaaacatcaaaggaattcaaggaagaattcaacGAGGGACTGTAACGAGTTTACCCTGAACTTTCTACTGAGTCTTTAATAAAAATTCTGgcgtttttttttaggaaattcctctgatttttttttagaatgttctcctgaacaaataaaaataatttatggCTATTCTGAGAAACATCCAtttaactccagaacaatttcaatttcttgtcgacattcgtaagaattctttgcagggttgctgtccggcattcttgcaacatgtcctgcccatcgtacccttccggctttagctaccttctggatactgggttcgccgtagagttgggcgagctcatggttcattcttcgccgccacacaccgtcttcttgcacgccgccaaagatggtcctaagcacccgtctctcgaatactccgagtgcttgcaagtcctcctcgagcattgtccatgtttcatgtccgtagaggacaaccggtcttataagcgtcttgtacatgacacatttggtgcggtggcgaatctttttcgaccgcagtttcttctggagcccgtagtaggtccgacttccacagatgatgcgccttcgtatttcacgactaacgttgttgtcagccgttagcaaggatccgaggtagacgaattcctcgaccacctcgaaggtatcctcgtctatcgtaacactgcttcccaggcgggccctgccgcgctcggttccgcccacaagcatgtactttgtctttgacgcattcaccactagtccaacttttgttgcttcacgtttcaggcgggtgtacagttctgccacctttgcaaatgttcggccgacaatgtccatgtcatccgcgaagcaaataaattgactggatctgttgaaaattgtaccccggctgttacacccggctctccgcatgacaccttctagcacaatgttgaacaacaggcacgaaagtccatcaccttgtcttagtccctggcgcgattcgaacgaactggagtgttcgcccgaaatcttcacacagttttgcacaccatccaccgttgctttgatcagtctggtaagcttcccagggaagctgttctcgtccataactttccatagctctacgcggtctatactgtcgtatgccgccttgaaatcaacgaacagatggtgcgttgggacgtGGTAtgcacggcatttttgaaggatttgccgtacagtaaagatctggtccgt
The nucleotide sequence above comes from Armigeres subalbatus isolate Guangzhou_Male chromosome 3, GZ_Asu_2, whole genome shotgun sequence. Encoded proteins:
- the LOC134226692 gene encoding ELMO domain-containing protein 2 codes for the protein MLSADPRMIFRLFNLFYLLTRPFLKWILHRFTNLCELQRICYGCSPGALRTKKVQTSLELSRKPKIKQMIVILNELVNRDVDEYFLLEEIHTRAVGTVLQVKKINPKVHIDFPRTFGVCAEKIWSYKRLFCLVEQLRSTQYDAENPEHEHKLLSLWDLLMSGEEKLDDRISNQWQNIGFQGDDPKTDFRGMGILGLDNLVFFAREYNGAARHLLSHSHHPTHGYFLAIVGINLTSMAYHLLKSGVARTHFYNQPRLTIESFHHFYCYLFFEFDRYWVECKPKSIMDFSWIQKKFEENICKLLASNSCCFKMNLLVENI